Proteins encoded within one genomic window of bacterium:
- the tmk gene encoding dTMP kinase, protein MKRGVFIVFEGIEGCGKTTQAELLVEELRKKNLEVDFTREPGGTYVSERIREVILDPAIEEMHPNTELLLYLAARAEHVAKRIRRKLFVDKAVVICDRYTLSTLAYQAGGRKLPEKDISRISRFATGGLKPDLTILVDMEVEEAFRRLKRPHDRLEQAGLEFHKSVRNYYLNYARRTSSAIRVFDGAKEKMMLHDEIRDAVNLLLNKKGIL, encoded by the coding sequence ATGAAAAGGGGTGTCTTCATAGTTTTTGAAGGAATTGAGGGTTGCGGGAAAACAACTCAGGCCGAACTGCTGGTCGAAGAACTGAGAAAAAAAAACCTGGAGGTTGATTTCACGAGAGAGCCTGGTGGAACATATGTATCTGAAAGAATAAGGGAAGTAATACTCGATCCCGCTATTGAGGAAATGCACCCGAATACGGAGCTATTGCTATATCTGGCTGCAAGAGCGGAGCATGTGGCTAAGAGGATAAGAAGAAAACTCTTCGTCGATAAGGCCGTTGTCATATGTGATCGTTACACTCTTTCAACGTTAGCTTACCAGGCTGGCGGAAGGAAGCTTCCAGAAAAAGACATTTCAAGAATCTCAAGGTTTGCCACGGGAGGTTTAAAACCCGATTTGACCATACTTGTGGATATGGAAGTGGAAGAGGCGTTCAGGAGATTAAAAAGACCTCATGACCGACTAGAGCAGGCCGGTCTCGAGTTTCACAAGAGCGTACGTAATTACTATCTCAATTATGCGCGCCGTACGTCTTCAGCGATACGTGTCTTCGACGGCGCAAAGGAGAAGATGATGCTTCATGATGAAATTAGAGATGCAGTAAACTTACTGTTAAACAAAAAGGGGATACTATGA